In Spirosoma sp. KUDC1026, the sequence ATTGTTGCCCCCCACGTTACCCTGTCCGTTCCGGGTACCGACGTACGTACCAGTCACAGTTTTGTCCGTGATTTTCTCAATCCGGGGGTCTGTAACGCCGTAGGTCGTGCCGTTTAACTGATTGACGAACTGCGACGACAGCCAGCCGTCGAGTACTAAAGCCGCGTTGTTCCGGGCGACCTGCGCCCAGGGATTCCGCAGCAGGAACGATGACATCTGGGCGTCGTCCGTATTGGCGGTGTACGATTTTGATACCGCGTCAAGAACGGCCGCCGGGCTATACGAACTCTTTTTCGACACCTTATTCAGCATCCGGGCTTTCAGGGCGTTGGCCGTTTTGATCCAGGCCGCCGTACTGCCTTTATGGATCAAGTCATTGGCCGCCACCAGTTTCAGTCTAGAGTCGGTCTTCGCCAGTTCCGTCATTCCCTCGTTCAGCAGGTTGAGTGCCGTAGTGTACAGCGTTTCTTCCGAATCGTAGGTTGGCGTGAGCGTCGAACCGTCGAACGCGTTGGAGAACGGGGCCGCACCGAACGTGTTGGCCAGCAGGTTTAGGTGGTAGGCAATCATTACGTCGGCTGCGCCAACGTATTCCGATGCGCCCTGCGCCTGCGCCATCCGTTTCATGTCATACAGATCGGCCAGGGCAAAATAGATGTAGTCCCAGGTGCCGGTATAATCCGTAATCTGGTACGTATCCGTTGAACCGGCCGTACCCGGACTTGCCAGATACTGAACAAAGTACGAGGTAGTGTTGGCAACCCGCTGGGCGCTGTACGCCGTTTTCTGGGTCGTTGTCGAAAGCAATGAGGCCAACGGGGGATTGGCAATCAGGTTTGGGTTGGTATTGAGTTCGAAATAGTCTTCCTTGCAGCTGCTTGCTCCGCCAAGAAGCAGTGCGGTCAGGGCGAAAAGGGTATATCGTTTGTGAAATTTCATAGTGTTTGGAATAAGAGGCTGTTAAAAACCCAGGTTCAGGGTGAACAGGAAACTGCGTACGGCCGGGTACGTGAAGCCCGTAAAGCCATCAATGTTACTGCCGCTGTTCGTCGAGCTGGTCTCCGGATCGTAGCCCGTATATTTCGTCCATAAAGCCAGGTTGTTGCCCGTTACGCTGACCGACGCACTTTTGAACACCGACGTTTTCTGGAATAGCGAAACCGGCAATGAGTAGGTCAGACCTGCCGACCGTAACCGCACCCAGGATGCGTCTTCGATGAAGTTTTCGGATACCCCCCGGTGAACGTTCCGGTAGAAACCATTAGTGTAATCCACGCCATCCGGGCCTTTGCCCTGACCCAGCCAGACGGCTTTAGTGTTGGGCGTGCCGTTGGCCAGTACGCCCTCAAAAACTTTCGTGTCGTTGCGGTCTTCGGTGTACTTGGCAATCCCGAAAGCCGAGAAGAAATTGCTCAGCTGATTGTACCGGTCCTGACCCACGCGGGCGTCGAAGAGAGCGGTCAGGGTGAAGTTACCGTAACGTAGCGTGTTGTTAAAACCGCCAATCCATTTGGGTTGCGAGTTGCCCAGGATTTTCTGCGTTGTGTTGATCACGGGGAAACCATTGGCACCAATCACGATCGGCCGGTCGCGGTCCAGCACGGGCGAGACGTTGGCATCAGCCGCGTTTTCGTAATACCGCTGGTAGCTGCGACCATACAAGTTACCATAAGCGTAGCCGGGAACCAGACGCATCGTAACCGTTGAACTCGAATAACCAAACTGCGACGCGTAGTTGACTTCGGTCAGGCCATCGCGCAGGCTCAGGATCTTGTTCCGGTTAGCCGAGAAGTTCAGATTCATATCCCAGCTAAACTTATTCGTCTTGACCGGCGTGGCGCGAAGAATCAGTTCGATCCCCCGGTTCCGCATCGACCCCGAATTGATGGCGGCCCGTACGTAGCCGGTTGCCGACGATACGTCTACCGAAATAATCTGGTCGCGGCTAAGCGAGTTGTAATACGTCAGGTCCAGTCCCAGGCGGTTGTTGAGAAAACCCATTTCAACGCCGGCTTCAAAGGTGTCCGTAAACTCAGGACGCAGGCTTGGATCGCCCAGCAGCGATCCCCGCGTGAAACCAGTCAGGCCCGACGGCAGGTTGGTGTACGACGAATACCCCGTAACGGTTGAGTAAGGAGAGGCATCCTTCCCAATCTGGGCGTACGAGGCCCGCAGCTTACCCAGGCTGATCACTTCCGGCAGTTTGAACTGCTGCGAGAAGATGTAGGACAGGCTGGCCGAGGGGTAGAAGAATGAGTTATTCGGTGCGCGTAACGACGACGTAATGTCGTTCCGGCCCGTCAGGGTCAGGAACAGGAAATCCTTGTAGTCCAGGGTCAGCTCACCGAAGATTCCCATCAGGTGGTAATCTTCGCCCCCCTGCGTCGCCGTAATTGTTTTCGCGTTACGCAGATCGAAATAATTATAGACCGTCAGTTCGTTTCCTTCGGCGCCGAAGCTCCGGATGCTCCGGTCGTAGAGGTCGTGACCCAGCCGAACGGTGGTGTTCAGGTTCTGCCCAATTTTGGTATTGGCACTAGCCGTAAATGTTGACGTAATCGCCCGGAAGTTGCTGTTGTATTGATAGACAAAACCAAGGCCATTGTCTTCAAAAACGCGTTCCCCAGCCAGACCCGTTGGTCCCGGTGCTGTTCGTACCCGTCCATCGGTATAGGTATCCAGGCCGGCCCGGTAGTTGAACGATAACCATTTCAGGGGCGCGTAGGAGAAGTTCAGGCCACCCACCAACCGGTTGACATTATCCCGTAGTTTGTTGGTATAGGCTCCGTAGAGCGGGTTGCCGTTGCCGTAGGTGTTCTGCGTACCGTCGGCTTTCCGGAAATCCGTTACGTCGTAGCGGGGCGACCAATAGCTCAGGCTCTCGTTGAACCGGTCGGCGTTGTAGCGATCGCCACCCGAGTTGATGTAGTTCAGGGTTGAGTTGACCGAAAACTTAGGACTGATCTTTACGTTGGTATTCAGTCGTACCGACAGCTTATTGAAATTCGTAAAGGGAATAACCCCCTCGTGGCGCAGGTGGCCAATGGACGTTAGAAACGTAATCTTATCGGTGCCGCCCGTAAACGACAGGTTGTTCTGGTACTGTTTTCCAGTCTGGTAGGCATCCCGGAAGTGGTTATACAATTTCTGCGGATGCGTAGGGTCAAGCTTGATCGCTTCTTCTACCGTAGGCCCCCAGGACGGGAAGAAATCCTGCGGGTTGTACACGCCCGAGTACCCGATGGTGTATTTGTCCTGTACTTCGGGGTACTTGTTCACGTTTTCAACGCCGAAGGTGCTGCTGAAATTTGTCCGTAACGTGCCGGCTTTCCCGGATTTGGTCGTGATTACGACGACGCCGTTGGCCCCGCGAAGTCCGTAAAGTGCCGTAGCCGCTCCGCCCTTCAGAATATTGATGGTCTCAATGTCGTCGGGGTTGATGTCGGCCGCCCGGTTCGACGCGCCCCGGAGTTCGGCGCCTGACCCCTGGGTTGATGTACTGTTGTCGAGTAGAATCCCGTCGATCACGAACAGGGGCTGGTTGTCCCGGCTTACGTCGAGCGAGTTGATGCCTCGGATCAGGATGCGGGCACCCTGCCCCGGCGCGCCCCCCGTACTGCTGATCGTAACGCCGGCTACTTTGCCCTGTAGCGCATTAACGACGTTCGTCTGGCGGTTCTGGACAATCTGGGCCGCATCAACATTTTGGGTAGCGTAGCCCAGGTCTTTTTTCTGGCGGCCAATACCCAGGGCCGTCACGACAACCTCGTTAAGTTGTTTGTTGTCCTCCTTAAGAACGACATTAACGTTGTTGCGATTACCGACCGTATGTTCCTGCGACTCGTAACCGATGGAGCTAAAGACCAGCACGGCATTGGCTGAAGTTACCCGCAGGCGATACAGGCCATCTGAATCAGTTTGGGTACCCGTTGAGGTACCTTTAACCGCTACGTTTACGCCCGGCAGGGGCGAGGCATCTCCGTCGGCCGTGACCCGGCCGCTGACTTCGGTCTGCTGGGCCATCGTCAACGACGAACAAAGAAAGAAGACTACTCCCAACCAGATTCGTAACAAATCTCTCATAGATGAAATGAACTGAGTAAACAGAAATTAAAAGGTAATTAGTCCGGCAAAATTAGAGTTTATGGAAAGTTTTGCAAATTTTGCGCATAAGCGAAGATTATTTTGTTGGTGCTTCGCTGTTCGCCTACCTGACGATACCGGTATTCTATTTGATGTTTATTCGATAGAGTAACTGAGTTATAGGTAGTAAGCGGTAAAAAGCTGTTTGTTACTGTCTTCTTCAATTGATGAAAAAAAGAGTATATACTAATGGGTTATCCGGCTGGCTGCTGTCCGGAATGTTGCTGATGAGTTCACCCGGCTGGGCACAGACGGCTAAGTCGACCGATGTCGTCGGCGATGTTGTCACGCAGCGGATGGCGCACGAGCTGGAACGGATTGCCCGGCAGGGCGGAGGGCAGGTTGGGGTACAGGCGATTCATCTGGAATCGGGGCGGCAAATCAGTCTGAATCCCCAGGTGAAATTTCCCATGGCCAGTACCATTAAGATCGCCATCGCCGTTCAGTTGCTGACAAAGATTGAGCAGGGGGAATTAGCATTATCAACGATGGTCGACGTAAAGCCAACCGATCTGCATCCGGGTAGCGGCACGTTAACCTCGCTGTTTATTCATCCGGGGGTTCAGCTATCGGTGCAGAATCTGCTGGAGCTAATGATTGTAATCAGTGATAATTCGGCGACGGATATTTTACTCGGTCTGGCGGGTGGCCCGGAAGCGGTGATGAACCGTCTGAAAACGCTGAACGTAGCGGGCATGTCTGTCGATCGAAGTATCATTCAGTTGCTTGCCGATCTGCAGGGCGTTACGTTACCCCCGGCTGACCAATGGACCGCTGGTTTTTACGAAAAGCTGAATCGCACGCCAGAAGGCCGCAAAAAGGCACTCGAAACCTTTGCCGTTGATCCCCGTGATACGTCCACCCCGGCAGCCATGGTCGATTTGCTGACCAAAATTTACCAGGGCAAAGCGCTCAAACCCGAAAGCCGGCAGGTACTGCTCGACGTAATGGGGCGCTGTCAGACAGGGAATGCCCGGATAAAAGGGTTCCTGCCGCCGGGTACGGACGTAGCGCATAAAACCGGTTCGCTAGGCGCTACAGCTACAGATGACGTTGGCTACATTACCCTGCCGGACAACGCCGGCCACGTAGCGATTGCAGTCTTCATTGGTCCGTCGACCCAGCAAACCGCCGAACGCGACCAGACGATTGCCCACCTTTCCCGGGCGGTCTATGACTACTTCCTGTTTCAACCGGCGAAGTAAGACGGAGTGATAACAAAGTACTTATGCAAAGACTCTACGGCATTGCTCCAACCCCTAAAGGAGATTATAGCTTGATCGTGAATCGATTAGCCCGGTAGCGGCCGACTGCCCTTTAGAGGTTAGTTTGGGGAATCGCCTTTTTTGTCATCCCGACGCAGCCGGGCGCCCGGCTGCGTCGGGATGACAAAAAAGGCGATTTTGAGACCCCAAAATTGTGCCTGAAAAAGCTCTTAGGGATTATACCGCACGACATATAGTCGCCTACTCAGTAGGTTTTTTAGGTAGTTTTCAGCTTAATGTTCCGGAACCAGACACCCGTGTTCCAGTCTTGCAGGCCAATTTTGCCGCTGAATTTACCTTTCGCGAACGGGATGTCTTTCTGTTTTTTGGCGTCTACGCGCTGCTTCCAGTCGGCGCTGTTCAGGTTGTGTTCCTGTACCGTGTACCCGTTCAGCACAACCCGTAGAACATTATTTTTCATGGTGACGTGCAGTTGGTTCCAGCTTCCCAGTGGCTTAGTTTCCTGAATCCGTACGTCGGCAATGCCGAACAGGTCGCCAGAATAGTGCGGGTGCGGAACAGTTTTGCCGTACAGCACGTCATCGCCCACCTGCACCTCCAGGGATGAGTCGAATATTTTCTTGTATTTCGGCTCTTCCTGTACGAAGAAAAAGAAGCCGCTGTTCGTGTACTTCTTGAGTTTGAATTCTGCCTTGAACTCGAAATCACCGGACACGCTGGCGTTGGTTACCAGATCGCCAGCGTCACGGGGCGTGTTCCCCGTTTCTGTAGGAACATCCAGGTGTAGCGTCCCTTGTTCTACTTTCCAGGATGCGGGCGTTCCTTTTCCGTTGTATTTGTGCCAGCCGGTCAGGTTCTGGCCGTTAAACAGCAATTTCCAGCCTTCCTTTTTCTCCTGAGCAGAGAGGGTGTTCATTGGCTGGGCATAGACAGTAATGCAAATAGAGAGAAAAAGCGCGCTGAGTGCGAGTAAGTTGCGGGTCATAAGTAGGAGAAAGCCGGAGCGGCAACGGGTACAAAAATGAAACAAGTGATATTCTATGGAATAAAGAGAAAGCAAGGTACTCTTTACTAGCCAACTATCGCATTTCGTTCATGTTTCATCTTTAGCTTTGTCAATTCCCAACTATCTGACATTTGAAAAGCATGTTAATGACTAAACGTCTACACGCGTGGGCCGGACGGCTCCGAACAATTAGCCTGGTTTCACTGAGTTTATTGGCTGGGCAAGCCGGATTCTGCCAGTCGAAATCAGCTAAAAATCAGCCGAATGCGCTGGAAACGATCAAGGAGAGCGAGGTAAAACGCGACCTGTTTGCTTTAGCAGGTGACCATTTCCGGGGCCGCGAAGCCGGGTCACTCGATGAACTGAAGGCGTCGGTCTGGATTGCCGAGCAACTGCGGGCGATGGGCCTCGAACCGGCGGGCGACGATGGGACGTTTTTCCAGTTCTTTCATATCCAGCGGACGCGTATTACGGAAACCAGTCGGCTGAACATCGGCTCGCATCAACTTACTCACGGTCGGGATGCGTTTATTCTGGCGCCGGCCATTGCTTCGGTCGATGCGCCCCTGGTCTATGTTGGCAAAGGAACGCCCGAAGAACTGGCCAGGGTCGATATTAAAGGTAAGGCCGTGGCGCTGGAGTTTTCAGGAAATCCACCGGCCGAGTTAAGCTACCGCCGGTTCCTGTTCGGAACCATGAACCGTCGGTCGGCTGAGTTGATCAAAGCGGGGGCGCTGGCTGTTATCTACATTTCGAACGCAGAAGCCCAGTCTTATTTTGAACGCTGGACAACCGGTCTGGAACGGGGGCGTTATGACCTGCCGGGCGGACCAAACACCCGGGTTTTCTCGCAGGCCCCGACCGTCTGGCTGCCGAACAGCGCTCTATCCTGGATCAAAGAACCGGGGCAGCAGTTTACCAACGTCGTGAACGTGGAAAGCTTCAACTACCCGTCAGTGAACATCGTGGCAAAAGTACCCGGCACGGACCCTAAGTTAAAAAATGAATACGTCCTGTTCAGTACGCACCAGGATCACGACGGTGTACGCATGGCTGTAGCGGGTGATTCGATCTGGAACGGGGCCGATGATAATGCGACAGGTTGCGCGGCAGCACTGGCCATTGGCCGGGCGTTTGCGCAGAAGCCCGCTAAACGGTCGGCGCTGATCGTTTTTCATGGCGCCGAAGAGCGAGGGTTGCTGGGGTCGCGTTATTACGCGGCTAATCCCACCGTTCCCCGCGAATCGATTGTTGCTGTGCTGAACGGCGAGATGATGGGACGTAATGCGCCTGACAGCGCGGCCCTGCTGGGGTCAATACCACCCCACCGCAACTCGACCGAGCTGGTGAACAGCGC encodes:
- a CDS encoding DUF1080 domain-containing protein, with the protein product MTRNLLALSALFLSICITVYAQPMNTLSAQEKKEGWKLLFNGQNLTGWHKYNGKGTPASWKVEQGTLHLDVPTETGNTPRDAGDLVTNASVSGDFEFKAEFKLKKYTNSGFFFFVQEEPKYKKIFDSSLEVQVGDDVLYGKTVPHPHYSGDLFGIADVRIQETKPLGSWNQLHVTMKNNVLRVVLNGYTVQEHNLNSADWKQRVDAKKQKDIPFAKGKFSGKIGLQDWNTGVWFRNIKLKTT
- a CDS encoding SusD/RagB family nutrient-binding outer membrane lipoprotein yields the protein MKFHKRYTLFALTALLLGGASSCKEDYFELNTNPNLIANPPLASLLSTTTQKTAYSAQRVANTTSYFVQYLASPGTAGSTDTYQITDYTGTWDYIYFALADLYDMKRMAQAQGASEYVGAADVMIAYHLNLLANTFGAAPFSNAFDGSTLTPTYDSEETLYTTALNLLNEGMTELAKTDSRLKLVAANDLIHKGSTAAWIKTANALKARMLNKVSKKSSYSPAAVLDAVSKSYTANTDDAQMSSFLLRNPWAQVARNNAALVLDGWLSSQFVNQLNGTTYGVTDPRIEKITDKTVTGTYVGTRNGQGNVGGNNTVKDEVYISLNSPLTGDSSPLLIVTYAEMKFVEAEAAFRAGDQARAYTAYLAGIRANMDKLGVAAAARDAYLANPVVAVGASALTLDLIFKEKYVVTYLNPEAWNDARRYDYKYKGFTLPLNAALSTFIRRVGYPNGETSKNGANVPTEVPLSTPLWWDKP
- a CDS encoding M28 family peptidase — encoded protein: MTKRLHAWAGRLRTISLVSLSLLAGQAGFCQSKSAKNQPNALETIKESEVKRDLFALAGDHFRGREAGSLDELKASVWIAEQLRAMGLEPAGDDGTFFQFFHIQRTRITETSRLNIGSHQLTHGRDAFILAPAIASVDAPLVYVGKGTPEELARVDIKGKAVALEFSGNPPAELSYRRFLFGTMNRRSAELIKAGALAVIYISNAEAQSYFERWTTGLERGRYDLPGGPNTRVFSQAPTVWLPNSALSWIKEPGQQFTNVVNVESFNYPSVNIVAKVPGTDPKLKNEYVLFSTHQDHDGVRMAVAGDSIWNGADDNATGCAAALAIGRAFAQKPAKRSALIVFHGAEERGLLGSRYYAANPTVPRESIVAVLNGEMMGRNAPDSAALLGSIPPHRNSTELVNSALTANQSLTKFKLDTLWDRADHPEGWYFRSDHLPYARLNIPAICFTSLLHPDYHTPKDEPERIDVPKLTNMTRWMYLTGWDVANRPNRVKVDPGFKLER
- a CDS encoding SusC/RagA family TonB-linked outer membrane protein, whose product is MRDLLRIWLGVVFFLCSSLTMAQQTEVSGRVTADGDASPLPGVNVAVKGTSTGTQTDSDGLYRLRVTSANAVLVFSSIGYESQEHTVGNRNNVNVVLKEDNKQLNEVVVTALGIGRQKKDLGYATQNVDAAQIVQNRQTNVVNALQGKVAGVTISSTGGAPGQGARILIRGINSLDVSRDNQPLFVIDGILLDNSTSTQGSGAELRGASNRAADINPDDIETINILKGGAATALYGLRGANGVVVITTKSGKAGTLRTNFSSTFGVENVNKYPEVQDKYTIGYSGVYNPQDFFPSWGPTVEEAIKLDPTHPQKLYNHFRDAYQTGKQYQNNLSFTGGTDKITFLTSIGHLRHEGVIPFTNFNKLSVRLNTNVKISPKFSVNSTLNYINSGGDRYNADRFNESLSYWSPRYDVTDFRKADGTQNTYGNGNPLYGAYTNKLRDNVNRLVGGLNFSYAPLKWLSFNYRAGLDTYTDGRVRTAPGPTGLAGERVFEDNGLGFVYQYNSNFRAITSTFTASANTKIGQNLNTTVRLGHDLYDRSIRSFGAEGNELTVYNYFDLRNAKTITATQGGEDYHLMGIFGELTLDYKDFLFLTLTGRNDITSSLRAPNNSFFYPSASLSYIFSQQFKLPEVISLGKLRASYAQIGKDASPYSTVTGYSSYTNLPSGLTGFTRGSLLGDPSLRPEFTDTFEAGVEMGFLNNRLGLDLTYYNSLSRDQIISVDVSSATGYVRAAINSGSMRNRGIELILRATPVKTNKFSWDMNLNFSANRNKILSLRDGLTEVNYASQFGYSSSTVTMRLVPGYAYGNLYGRSYQRYYENAADANVSPVLDRDRPIVIGANGFPVINTTQKILGNSQPKWIGGFNNTLRYGNFTLTALFDARVGQDRYNQLSNFFSAFGIAKYTEDRNDTKVFEGVLANGTPNTKAVWLGQGKGPDGVDYTNGFYRNVHRGVSENFIEDASWVRLRSAGLTYSLPVSLFQKTSVFKSASVSVTGNNLALWTKYTGYDPETSSTNSGSNIDGFTGFTYPAVRSFLFTLNLGF
- the bla gene encoding class A beta-lactamase is translated as MKKRVYTNGLSGWLLSGMLLMSSPGWAQTAKSTDVVGDVVTQRMAHELERIARQGGGQVGVQAIHLESGRQISLNPQVKFPMASTIKIAIAVQLLTKIEQGELALSTMVDVKPTDLHPGSGTLTSLFIHPGVQLSVQNLLELMIVISDNSATDILLGLAGGPEAVMNRLKTLNVAGMSVDRSIIQLLADLQGVTLPPADQWTAGFYEKLNRTPEGRKKALETFAVDPRDTSTPAAMVDLLTKIYQGKALKPESRQVLLDVMGRCQTGNARIKGFLPPGTDVAHKTGSLGATATDDVGYITLPDNAGHVAIAVFIGPSTQQTAERDQTIAHLSRAVYDYFLFQPAK